The following proteins come from a genomic window of Hypanus sabinus isolate sHypSab1 chromosome 9, sHypSab1.hap1, whole genome shotgun sequence:
- the thumpd1 gene encoding THUMP domain-containing protein 1 isoform X2, whose product MTTADPKAKKRNKSSYLRHVAKKPRGSRELEAGMQGLLITCNMNERKCTAEAYSLLNEYADQLYGPEKFVEESNSEDEEDDDAEAALKKEVRQINASTQKQLRRFQALDSGANNVVFIRTHDIEPDKLVHHILKDLHTTKKKKTRAILRMLPVSGSCKAFMEEIPKYFETFLEPWFKVPKKATFQIVYKARNNSHMNRDDVIKALAGIVVNLNAENKVDLSFPEYTIIVEIIKGVCCVSVVQDYVLFRKYNLQEVTKSDTEEKSKRNTCSPSENDGCVSSKEQLEEKELTKKAEEDGKEMEPPFVGTGVIQGEESGEQGAGKETSIYSENNQFES is encoded by the exons ATGACAACAGCCGACCCAAAAGCAAAGAAGAGAAACAAGAGCTCATACTTGCGCCATGTGGCCAAGAAGCCCCGCGGGAGCCGAGAGCTGGAAGCGGGGATGCAGGGTCTGCTCATCACTTGTAACATGAACGAGAGAAAATGCACGGCAGAGGCGTACAGCTTGTTGAATGAGTATGCCGACCAACTATACGGcccagagaag TTTGTAGAGGAATCTAACAGTGAGGATGAAGAAGATGATGATGCTGAAGCTGCCCTGAAGAAGGAAGTTAGACAGATCAACGCATCGACACAGAAACAGCTCCGCCGATTCCAGGCTTTGGACAGTGGTGCCAATAACGTTGTCTTCATCAGAACCCATGACATTG AACCAGACAAATTAGTTCATCACATTTTGAAGGATCTGCATACAACTAAGAAGAAGAAAACCCGAGCTATTTTGCGGATGTTGCCAGTGTCAGGGTCATGCAAGGCTTTCATGGAGGAGATCCCAAAGTACTTTGAGACTTTCTTGGAACCCTGGTTTAAAGTTCCCAAAAAAGCCACTTTCCAAATTGTTTATAAAGCTAGGAATAACAGTCACATGAACAGAGATGATGTCATCAAGGCCCTAGCAG GAATAGTGGTAAATTTGAATGCTGAAAACAAAGTGGATCTTAGTTTTCCTGAATACACCATCATTGTGGAGATAATCAAAGGCGTGTGCTGTGTCAGTGTAGTCCAGGACTATGTACTTTTCCGTAAGTACAACCTGCAAGAGGTAACAAAAAGTGACACAGAAGAGAAATCGAAAAGAAACACCTGTTCTCCCTCTGAGAATGATGGCTGTGTAAGTTCAAAAGAGCAGCTAGAAGAAAAGGAACTCACCAAGaaagctgaagaagatggaaaggAAATGGAGCCACCTTTTGTGGGTACAGGTGTGATTCAAGGGGAGGAAAGTGGAGAACAAGGAGCTGGAAAGGAAACCAGCATTTACAGCGAAAATAACCAGTTTGAATCGTAG
- the thumpd1 gene encoding THUMP domain-containing protein 1 isoform X4 yields the protein MSMPTNYTAQRRCSAAFVEESNSEDEEDDDAEAALKKEVRQINASTQKQLRRFQALDSGANNVVFIRTHDIEPDKLVHHILKDLHTTKKKKTRAILRMLPVSGSCKAFMEEIPKYFETFLEPWFKVPKKATFQIVYKARNNSHMNRDDVIKALAGIVVNLNAENKVDLSFPEYTIIVEIIKGVCCVSVVQDYVLFRKYNLQEVTKSDTEEKSKRNTCSPSENDGCVSSKEQLEEKELTKKAEEDGKEMEPPFVGTGVIQGEESGEQGAGKETSIYSENNQFES from the exons ATGAGTATGCCGACCAACTATACGGcccagagaaggtgcagtgcggCT TTTGTAGAGGAATCTAACAGTGAGGATGAAGAAGATGATGATGCTGAAGCTGCCCTGAAGAAGGAAGTTAGACAGATCAACGCATCGACACAGAAACAGCTCCGCCGATTCCAGGCTTTGGACAGTGGTGCCAATAACGTTGTCTTCATCAGAACCCATGACATTG AACCAGACAAATTAGTTCATCACATTTTGAAGGATCTGCATACAACTAAGAAGAAGAAAACCCGAGCTATTTTGCGGATGTTGCCAGTGTCAGGGTCATGCAAGGCTTTCATGGAGGAGATCCCAAAGTACTTTGAGACTTTCTTGGAACCCTGGTTTAAAGTTCCCAAAAAAGCCACTTTCCAAATTGTTTATAAAGCTAGGAATAACAGTCACATGAACAGAGATGATGTCATCAAGGCCCTAGCAG GAATAGTGGTAAATTTGAATGCTGAAAACAAAGTGGATCTTAGTTTTCCTGAATACACCATCATTGTGGAGATAATCAAAGGCGTGTGCTGTGTCAGTGTAGTCCAGGACTATGTACTTTTCCGTAAGTACAACCTGCAAGAGGTAACAAAAAGTGACACAGAAGAGAAATCGAAAAGAAACACCTGTTCTCCCTCTGAGAATGATGGCTGTGTAAGTTCAAAAGAGCAGCTAGAAGAAAAGGAACTCACCAAGaaagctgaagaagatggaaaggAAATGGAGCCACCTTTTGTGGGTACAGGTGTGATTCAAGGGGAGGAAAGTGGAGAACAAGGAGCTGGAAAGGAAACCAGCATTTACAGCGAAAATAACCAGTTTGAATCGTAG
- the thumpd1 gene encoding THUMP domain-containing protein 1 isoform X3 → MSMQATLNPTPLSFVLPFADNASNYCQYLVIPRSESNQLYGTGHCRGQVEFVEESNSEDEEDDDAEAALKKEVRQINASTQKQLRRFQALDSGANNVVFIRTHDIEPDKLVHHILKDLHTTKKKKTRAILRMLPVSGSCKAFMEEIPKYFETFLEPWFKVPKKATFQIVYKARNNSHMNRDDVIKALAGIVVNLNAENKVDLSFPEYTIIVEIIKGVCCVSVVQDYVLFRKYNLQEVTKSDTEEKSKRNTCSPSENDGCVSSKEQLEEKELTKKAEEDGKEMEPPFVGTGVIQGEESGEQGAGKETSIYSENNQFES, encoded by the exons ATGAGCATGCAGGCAACTCTAAACCCAACTCCTTTATCTTTTGTTCTTCCATTTGCTGACAATGCCAGTAATTATTGCCAGTACCTGGTTATCCCGCGATCTGAGTCTAACCAGCTATACGGTACAGGGCACTGCCGAGGGCAAGTAGAG TTTGTAGAGGAATCTAACAGTGAGGATGAAGAAGATGATGATGCTGAAGCTGCCCTGAAGAAGGAAGTTAGACAGATCAACGCATCGACACAGAAACAGCTCCGCCGATTCCAGGCTTTGGACAGTGGTGCCAATAACGTTGTCTTCATCAGAACCCATGACATTG AACCAGACAAATTAGTTCATCACATTTTGAAGGATCTGCATACAACTAAGAAGAAGAAAACCCGAGCTATTTTGCGGATGTTGCCAGTGTCAGGGTCATGCAAGGCTTTCATGGAGGAGATCCCAAAGTACTTTGAGACTTTCTTGGAACCCTGGTTTAAAGTTCCCAAAAAAGCCACTTTCCAAATTGTTTATAAAGCTAGGAATAACAGTCACATGAACAGAGATGATGTCATCAAGGCCCTAGCAG GAATAGTGGTAAATTTGAATGCTGAAAACAAAGTGGATCTTAGTTTTCCTGAATACACCATCATTGTGGAGATAATCAAAGGCGTGTGCTGTGTCAGTGTAGTCCAGGACTATGTACTTTTCCGTAAGTACAACCTGCAAGAGGTAACAAAAAGTGACACAGAAGAGAAATCGAAAAGAAACACCTGTTCTCCCTCTGAGAATGATGGCTGTGTAAGTTCAAAAGAGCAGCTAGAAGAAAAGGAACTCACCAAGaaagctgaagaagatggaaaggAAATGGAGCCACCTTTTGTGGGTACAGGTGTGATTCAAGGGGAGGAAAGTGGAGAACAAGGAGCTGGAAAGGAAACCAGCATTTACAGCGAAAATAACCAGTTTGAATCGTAG
- the thumpd1 gene encoding THUMP domain-containing protein 1 isoform X1, with the protein MTFKTLANFCRSLVESILAGMETPMHLNGKSYKKQWLWPNSSWVKALPTIEYIYMKCCRRKAASRTITTWGMLSSCCSHQFVEESNSEDEEDDDAEAALKKEVRQINASTQKQLRRFQALDSGANNVVFIRTHDIEPDKLVHHILKDLHTTKKKKTRAILRMLPVSGSCKAFMEEIPKYFETFLEPWFKVPKKATFQIVYKARNNSHMNRDDVIKALAGIVVNLNAENKVDLSFPEYTIIVEIIKGVCCVSVVQDYVLFRKYNLQEVTKSDTEEKSKRNTCSPSENDGCVSSKEQLEEKELTKKAEEDGKEMEPPFVGTGVIQGEESGEQGAGKETSIYSENNQFES; encoded by the exons atgacatttaaaactttggcaaatttctgtagatccttagtggagagtatattggctggtatggaaacaccaatgcacttgaatggaaaatcctacaaaaagcagtggctATGGCCTAATTCATCGTGGgtaaaagccctccctaccattgagtacatctacatgaaatgctgtcgtaggaaagcagcatcaaggaCCATCACCACCTGGGGTATGCTGTCTTCATGCTGCTcacatcag TTTGTAGAGGAATCTAACAGTGAGGATGAAGAAGATGATGATGCTGAAGCTGCCCTGAAGAAGGAAGTTAGACAGATCAACGCATCGACACAGAAACAGCTCCGCCGATTCCAGGCTTTGGACAGTGGTGCCAATAACGTTGTCTTCATCAGAACCCATGACATTG AACCAGACAAATTAGTTCATCACATTTTGAAGGATCTGCATACAACTAAGAAGAAGAAAACCCGAGCTATTTTGCGGATGTTGCCAGTGTCAGGGTCATGCAAGGCTTTCATGGAGGAGATCCCAAAGTACTTTGAGACTTTCTTGGAACCCTGGTTTAAAGTTCCCAAAAAAGCCACTTTCCAAATTGTTTATAAAGCTAGGAATAACAGTCACATGAACAGAGATGATGTCATCAAGGCCCTAGCAG GAATAGTGGTAAATTTGAATGCTGAAAACAAAGTGGATCTTAGTTTTCCTGAATACACCATCATTGTGGAGATAATCAAAGGCGTGTGCTGTGTCAGTGTAGTCCAGGACTATGTACTTTTCCGTAAGTACAACCTGCAAGAGGTAACAAAAAGTGACACAGAAGAGAAATCGAAAAGAAACACCTGTTCTCCCTCTGAGAATGATGGCTGTGTAAGTTCAAAAGAGCAGCTAGAAGAAAAGGAACTCACCAAGaaagctgaagaagatggaaaggAAATGGAGCCACCTTTTGTGGGTACAGGTGTGATTCAAGGGGAGGAAAGTGGAGAACAAGGAGCTGGAAAGGAAACCAGCATTTACAGCGAAAATAACCAGTTTGAATCGTAG